The Orcinus orca chromosome 16, mOrcOrc1.1, whole genome shotgun sequence genome includes a window with the following:
- the SBDS gene encoding ribosome maturation protein SBDS produces the protein MSIFTPTNQIRLTNVAVVRMKRAGKRFEIACYKNKVVGWRSGVEKDLDEVLQTHSVFVNVSKGQVAKKEDLISAFGTDDQTEICKQILTKGEVQVSDKERHTQLEQMFRDIATIVADKCVNPETKRPYTVILIERAMKDIHYSVKPNKSTKQQALEVIKQLKEKMKIERAHMRLRFILPVNEGKKLKEKLKPLIKVIESEDYGQQLDIVCLIDPGCFREIDELVKKETKGKGSLEVLSLKDVEEGDEKLE, from the exons ATGTCGATCTTCACCCCCACCAACCAGATCCGCCTGACCAATGTGGCCGTAGTACGAATGAAGCGAGCCGGGAAGCGCTTCGAAATCGCCTGCTACAAAAACAAAGTCGTGGGCTGGCGGAGCGGCGT GGAAAAAGACCTTGATGAAGTTCTTCAGACCCACTCAGTGTTTGTAAATGTCTCTAAAGGTCAGGTTGCAAAGAAAGAAGATCTCATCAGTGCGTTTGGAACAGATGACCAGACTGAAATCTGTAAGCAG attttaactaAAGGAGAGGTTCAAGTGTCAGATAAAGAACGGCACACACAGCTGGAGCAGATGTTTAGGGACATTGCAACTATTGTGGCCGACAAATGTGTGAACCCTGAAACAAAGAGACCGTACACCGTTATCCTTATCGAGAGAGCCATGAAGGACATCCACTATTCGGTCAAACCCAACAAGAGTACAAAACAGCAG GCTTTGGAAGTGATAAAGCagttaaaggagaaaatgaagataGAACGTGCTCACATGAGACTTCGGTTCATTCTTCCAGTGAATGAAGGGAAGAAGCTGAAAGAAAAACTCAAGCCACTCATCAAGGTTATAGAAAGTGAAGACTATGGTCAACAGTTAGATATT GTGTGTCTCATCGACCCCGGCTGCTTCCGAGAAATCGATGAGCTCGTaaaaaaggagacaaaaggcaAAGGCTCTTTGGAAGTACTCAGTTTGAAAGACGTGGAAGAAGGAGATGAGAAATTGGAGTGA